A portion of the Corynebacterium jeikeium genome contains these proteins:
- a CDS encoding UPF0182 family protein, with translation MSLNQTRPRRSAGGRPGWLAITVLVIAALTFVIPIAVNFYTDFQWFGEVGYRGVFATTWLTRIVLFITVGLIAGALTFLSMWLAWRSRPVDLGLTDPRSPQAVYRRMAESGSKSMFTTLPVVFGVLGGLVGQGNWQTVQLFLNRQSFGETDPQYGKDLGFYAFQLPLWSYIVSTLVVLVVIAFLLSLVTHYFLGGIRPGNPTTGEKTRVSNAARAQLACWAGVFMLLKAVSYWLDRYELLNNKQKTFTGGSYTDINALLPAKITLLVIAIVVAAAFFASIFLRNLSIPAFATVLMLVSAGLIGVAWPMAVEQFSVNPNRASKEREYIARNIESTRYHYGLTDDKVKVERDWGVPAEKEGDKEAAKEGADSISRDAATLANIRILDPEVLPRTFTQQRQLKNFYGFSDPLAIDRYQIDGESRDFIVAARELNPQTLQGNQTDWINRHTVYTHGNGFVAAPANKVDEVASESGSARGGYPLYTVADLFESEDPNGMNLNLKQPRIYYGPVIANSDADYAIVGGNGDGKDYEYDADGRNFTYDGEGGVGVGGLASRMIFATRYQELNILLSDRIGPDSKIIYNRDPRDRVQKVAPWLTTDTKTYPAVVDGRMKWIVDGYTTLAKMPYSQRMSLQETTQDSINPDGTPRPLPNSEVSYIRNSVKATVDAYDGTVELYEFDEKDPVLKAWEGVFPDVVKPKSEISEELQEHLRYPEDLFKVQRELMAKYHVSDPGVFFANDSFWSVPSDPTAPEEQKLSQPPYYVVASDPETGKPSFQLISAFRGLEREFLAAQMSASSDPETYGRITIRALPTNTQTMGPRQAQDTMMSADEVAQDRTLLEGTNVVTNGNLLTLPVGDGEILYVEPVYTQRKGQETAFPKLLRILVAYRGQVGYGATVTEALSQVGIDASAVTKVRGEEEAEEQPADKDKETAESTNGAESDGEAPKEERKVDVAARDDAARRISDALQKLNDAQKNGDYAAQGQALAELDRAAADYQKANGQ, from the coding sequence TTGTCTCTAAACCAGACTCGACCGAGACGATCGGCGGGTGGCCGACCGGGGTGGCTGGCAATTACCGTGTTGGTGATTGCCGCGCTGACCTTTGTTATTCCAATCGCCGTCAATTTTTATACGGACTTTCAGTGGTTCGGTGAAGTGGGGTATCGAGGGGTATTCGCCACCACGTGGCTCACTCGTATCGTCCTGTTTATCACTGTAGGCCTGATAGCGGGCGCACTGACATTTCTATCTATGTGGCTGGCGTGGCGCTCGCGGCCCGTCGACCTCGGACTGACGGATCCACGCAGCCCGCAGGCAGTGTACCGACGGATGGCTGAATCCGGTTCGAAGTCGATGTTCACCACGCTGCCCGTTGTATTCGGCGTACTCGGTGGCCTTGTGGGGCAGGGTAATTGGCAGACGGTGCAGCTGTTCTTAAACCGGCAGTCCTTCGGTGAGACTGACCCGCAGTATGGCAAGGACTTGGGCTTCTACGCATTCCAGTTGCCGCTGTGGTCGTACATCGTTTCGACGCTGGTTGTCCTGGTAGTTATTGCGTTCCTGCTGTCGCTGGTGACACATTACTTCCTTGGTGGCATCCGCCCAGGTAACCCGACTACAGGGGAGAAGACCCGCGTTTCCAATGCGGCTCGTGCGCAGTTGGCGTGCTGGGCCGGTGTTTTCATGCTGCTCAAGGCTGTGTCTTACTGGCTGGACCGCTATGAGCTGCTGAATAACAAGCAGAAAACCTTCACCGGTGGTTCCTACACCGATATCAATGCGCTGCTGCCGGCAAAGATTACGCTGCTGGTCATCGCAATTGTCGTGGCCGCTGCATTCTTCGCTTCTATCTTCCTGCGCAACCTCTCCATTCCGGCGTTTGCCACAGTGCTGATGCTGGTCTCCGCGGGGCTGATCGGCGTGGCCTGGCCGATGGCAGTTGAGCAGTTCTCGGTTAACCCGAACCGCGCTTCCAAGGAACGTGAATACATTGCGCGCAACATTGAATCGACGCGCTACCACTACGGGCTTACCGACGACAAGGTGAAGGTCGAGCGCGACTGGGGCGTTCCGGCTGAAAAGGAAGGCGATAAGGAGGCGGCAAAGGAAGGTGCGGATTCGATTTCGCGCGATGCCGCGACATTGGCCAATATCCGAATCCTGGATCCGGAGGTCCTGCCGCGTACTTTCACTCAGCAACGTCAGCTGAAGAACTTCTACGGTTTCTCCGATCCGCTTGCCATTGACCGCTACCAGATTGATGGGGAGTCCCGTGACTTCATTGTCGCTGCTCGTGAGCTGAACCCGCAGACTCTGCAGGGCAACCAGACTGACTGGATTAACCGTCACACGGTCTACACTCACGGCAATGGTTTCGTTGCTGCGCCGGCTAATAAGGTTGACGAGGTTGCCTCCGAGTCCGGTTCCGCCCGCGGTGGTTACCCGCTGTACACCGTGGCTGACCTGTTCGAGTCCGAGGACCCGAACGGCATGAACCTGAACCTGAAGCAGCCGCGTATCTACTACGGTCCGGTTATCGCCAACAGCGATGCCGACTACGCGATTGTCGGTGGCAATGGTGACGGCAAGGACTACGAGTACGATGCTGACGGCCGAAACTTCACCTACGACGGTGAGGGCGGTGTTGGCGTTGGCGGACTTGCCAGCCGCATGATTTTCGCCACCCGTTACCAGGAACTCAACATCCTGCTGTCCGACCGCATTGGGCCGGACTCCAAGATCATCTACAACCGCGATCCGCGTGACCGTGTTCAGAAGGTCGCCCCGTGGCTGACCACTGACACCAAGACCTATCCGGCTGTAGTCGATGGCCGTATGAAGTGGATCGTCGACGGCTACACCACGCTGGCCAAGATGCCGTACTCCCAGCGCATGAGCCTCCAGGAAACCACACAGGACTCCATTAACCCGGATGGCACTCCACGCCCGCTGCCGAACAGCGAGGTCAGCTACATCCGCAACTCGGTCAAGGCGACCGTCGATGCCTACGATGGCACCGTTGAGCTCTACGAGTTCGATGAGAAGGATCCGGTGCTCAAGGCCTGGGAGGGTGTCTTCCCGGATGTGGTGAAGCCAAAGTCGGAGATTTCCGAGGAGCTGCAGGAGCACCTGCGCTACCCGGAGGACTTGTTCAAGGTCCAGCGTGAGCTGATGGCCAAGTACCATGTCAGCGATCCGGGCGTGTTCTTCGCTAACGATTCCTTCTGGTCTGTCCCGTCCGACCCGACCGCGCCGGAAGAGCAGAAGCTCTCCCAGCCGCCGTACTACGTTGTTGCTTCCGATCCGGAGACTGGTAAGCCGAGCTTCCAGCTGATTTCCGCTTTCCGTGGTCTGGAGCGCGAGTTCCTCGCTGCTCAGATGAGTGCGTCCTCTGATCCGGAGACCTACGGCCGCATCACCATCCGTGCCCTGCCGACCAATACCCAGACCATGGGTCCGCGTCAGGCGCAGGACACGATGATGTCCGCCGATGAGGTCGCTCAGGACCGTACCCTGCTCGAGGGCACGAACGTGGTCACCAATGGCAACCTACTGACGCTGCCGGTCGGCGACGGCGAGATTCTCTACGTCGAACCGGTCTACACTCAGCGCAAGGGGCAGGAGACCGCGTTCCCGAAGCTGCTGCGTATTCTCGTCGCTTACCGCGGTCAGGTGGGCTACGGTGCCACGGTTACTGAGGCTCTGAGCCAGGTTGGTATCGATGCCTCCGCAGTAACCAAGGTCCGCGGTGAGGAAGAGGCCGAGGAGCAGCCGGCGGATAAGGACAAGGAAACCGCCGAGTCCACGAACGGTGCCGAGTCCGACGGCGAGGCGCCGAAGGAAGAGCGCAAGGTCGATGTCGCCGCGCGTGACGACGCCGCTCGCCGTATCTCCGACGCGCTACAGAAGCTTAACGACGCCCAGAAGAACGGTGACTACGCAGCGCAAGGCCAGGCACTTGCCGAGCTCGATCGTGCCGCCGCTGACTACCAGAAGGCTAATGGTCAGTAA
- a CDS encoding IS1249 family transposase: MLNPPEWLLHVVTGAWLSFWVTPNRPRCPICAGQMKKNGTTTKGTTRWRCKNPDCGCSTTRHRPDQTHTRDFKAFHTYVTGTASLTKVADTLNVSRRTLDRRFTSLWLIDVPNTPDPNRVYDQIFIDGTYTDAGCLLVAASHDHVIAWHWTQRETAHAYTQLLKNIAPPLCVVLDGGQGAYSAIKTCWPTTRIQRCLVHAQRVVRRYTTSRPRTDAGKAIYALALKLTRIATLDQAREWTLRLHDFGQVFKAFLNEKTPLPKERRTLNNQWEWTHLRVRKAYNSLLHLSRNNWLFTYLQPPPEALEPQRWASTTNSLEGGVNAQLKRIADAHRGRSGERQRKMLEWYLHSKTQLPDDPLKIARQCNYGQDQLAKVNDLVPEDHNKADHETGRPAFYDNAIPTEYQHNIGIRKGPMR; encoded by the coding sequence TTGCTCAATCCACCGGAATGGCTCCTGCATGTGGTAACAGGGGCCTGGTTGTCTTTCTGGGTGACTCCAAACAGACCCCGATGCCCTATATGCGCTGGGCAAATGAAGAAAAACGGCACCACAACCAAAGGGACAACCAGGTGGCGATGCAAAAACCCTGACTGCGGATGCTCAACAACACGACACCGCCCCGATCAGACCCACACCCGGGATTTCAAAGCGTTTCACACCTACGTCACCGGCACTGCTTCTTTAACCAAGGTGGCCGACACCTTGAATGTCTCCCGGCGCACACTCGACCGCCGGTTCACCTCATTGTGGCTTATCGATGTCCCTAACACCCCCGATCCCAACCGGGTCTACGACCAAATCTTCATCGACGGCACCTACACCGACGCTGGCTGCTTACTTGTGGCAGCCAGCCACGACCACGTCATCGCATGGCACTGGACACAACGCGAAACCGCCCACGCCTACACCCAACTACTCAAAAACATCGCCCCACCACTATGCGTTGTCCTCGACGGTGGCCAAGGCGCCTACTCAGCAATCAAAACCTGCTGGCCAACCACCCGCATCCAACGCTGCCTTGTCCATGCCCAACGCGTGGTCCGTCGCTACACCACCAGCCGTCCACGCACCGACGCAGGCAAAGCTATCTACGCCCTGGCGTTGAAACTGACCCGTATCGCCACACTCGACCAGGCACGGGAGTGGACGCTGCGCCTGCATGACTTCGGACAGGTATTCAAAGCATTCCTCAACGAAAAAACACCCCTCCCCAAAGAACGCCGCACCCTCAACAACCAGTGGGAATGGACCCACCTGCGAGTTCGCAAGGCATACAACTCACTGCTGCACCTATCGCGCAATAACTGGCTGTTTACCTACCTGCAGCCACCACCAGAAGCACTCGAACCACAGCGCTGGGCATCAACAACCAACAGTCTGGAAGGCGGCGTCAACGCCCAGCTCAAACGCATCGCCGACGCGCATCGCGGCAGGTCCGGGGAACGCCAACGCAAAATGCTCGAGTGGTACCTGCACTCGAAAACGCAACTGCCTGACGACCCGCTAAAGATCGCCAGGCAGTGCAATTACGGACAAGATCAACTCGCCAAAGTCAACGATCTTGTCCCAGAAGACCACAACAAAGCCGACCACGAAACAGGACGACCAGCCTTCTACGACAACGCTATCCCAACCGAATACCAACACAACATAGGAATCCGGAAAGGGCCCATGAGATAA
- the smpB gene encoding SsrA-binding protein SmpB, with protein MGKKKSKKEKVSANNAVVATNRRARHDYNILDTYECGVVLVGTEVKALREGKASLNDAFATIDDGEVWLRGLHIPEYSYGSWTNHSPRRSRKLLLHRKEIDTLWGKVRDGNNTLVPLKLYFTDGRLKVELALARGKQDYDKRQDIKRRTEEREATRALGRRVKGIKG; from the coding sequence ATGGGCAAGAAGAAGTCGAAGAAAGAAAAGGTCAGCGCCAACAACGCGGTGGTGGCCACCAATCGTCGTGCCCGCCATGACTACAACATTCTGGACACCTACGAATGCGGTGTCGTTCTCGTGGGCACTGAGGTCAAGGCGCTGCGCGAGGGCAAAGCATCGCTTAACGACGCCTTCGCGACCATCGACGACGGCGAAGTGTGGCTCCGCGGGCTGCATATCCCGGAGTACTCCTACGGTTCGTGGACTAATCACTCGCCGCGTCGTTCGCGCAAGCTGTTGTTGCACCGCAAGGAGATTGACACCCTGTGGGGCAAGGTCCGCGATGGCAACAACACGCTTGTACCCCTGAAGCTGTACTTCACCGACGGTCGCTTGAAAGTCGAGCTCGCACTCGCCCGCGGTAAACAGGACTATGACAAGCGCCAGGACATCAAGCGACGCACGGAGGAGCGCGAAGCTACTCGTGCGCTGGGCCGCCGTGTGAAGGGCATCAAGGGGTAG
- a CDS encoding AbgT family transporter, which translates to MGQSKTLEPDKAPPKPKGFLATLERIGNALPNPFWLFVILAGVVIVSSWLGEAAGMQAKDPASGDIIEVESLATAEYLQKMVSEAVTNFTDFAPVGLILVCMLGVAIAEYSGYIGSAIRAAISKVHSPVLLTFIVALAGVTGSIASDAVYVILIPLGAASFAAVGRNPIVGAMVAFAASSAGFNSSLVLNITDVLLAGISTHAAHFVDPEYVVSPLANYFFTMASSIVLALIITAVTELFITKHVEKTVHDDHIDHDAAEFTKPGASEEAAEENAKKEERNTASSSSSNGRDKLILNDAERRGLRYGNIAAVIFLALWFAALFIPGSPLRGEGDGILNSVLLTDVVASIALFFAVVGIAYGIGAKTITSSADVPAFMERGLGTLTTMMVLFFAVSQFTAYFKWSNIGQWTAIKGSEFLTKADLPPLLLFAAFVLMVAVLNLLITSGSAQWALMAPVVVPMLMYVNVSPEVSQQLFRIGDSPTNIITPMSPYFALALTFLQKYYKPAGVGTLMSLAIPYSLCMMVGWFLFFVLWYLAGIPLGPGVPVR; encoded by the coding sequence ATGGGACAGTCAAAAACGTTGGAACCGGACAAAGCGCCACCGAAGCCAAAGGGGTTCCTAGCAACACTGGAACGTATCGGCAACGCACTGCCAAATCCATTTTGGCTATTCGTGATTCTTGCCGGTGTAGTCATCGTTTCTTCGTGGCTCGGTGAGGCTGCGGGTATGCAGGCCAAGGATCCCGCGTCGGGTGACATCATCGAGGTGGAAAGCCTCGCTACCGCTGAGTATCTGCAAAAGATGGTTTCTGAGGCGGTAACGAACTTCACGGACTTCGCACCAGTTGGCCTGATTCTGGTGTGCATGCTCGGTGTCGCAATTGCGGAGTACTCCGGTTACATCGGCTCGGCAATCCGCGCGGCAATTTCCAAGGTGCACTCCCCTGTCCTGCTGACATTCATTGTTGCACTGGCCGGCGTGACTGGTTCAATCGCTTCTGATGCCGTCTACGTGATTCTCATTCCGCTGGGTGCCGCCTCATTTGCCGCCGTTGGTCGTAACCCTATTGTCGGTGCGATGGTCGCCTTTGCCGCCTCGTCGGCCGGGTTCAATTCGTCACTGGTGCTCAACATTACCGATGTGCTGCTGGCAGGTATCTCCACGCATGCTGCGCACTTCGTAGATCCGGAATACGTAGTTTCGCCGCTGGCCAACTACTTCTTCACTATGGCCTCGTCGATTGTGCTGGCTCTGATTATTACCGCCGTTACTGAACTGTTTATTACCAAGCACGTGGAGAAGACCGTCCACGACGACCACATTGACCACGATGCCGCGGAATTCACCAAACCGGGCGCTTCGGAGGAAGCTGCCGAGGAAAACGCCAAGAAGGAGGAGCGGAACACCGCATCTAGCAGCTCCAGCAATGGCCGCGACAAGCTAATCCTCAACGATGCCGAACGACGTGGCCTCCGCTACGGCAACATCGCCGCTGTCATCTTCCTGGCGCTTTGGTTCGCTGCCCTGTTCATCCCGGGTTCGCCTCTGCGCGGCGAAGGCGACGGCATCTTGAATTCCGTGCTGCTTACCGACGTCGTGGCGTCCATCGCCCTCTTCTTCGCAGTGGTCGGCATTGCGTACGGCATCGGTGCCAAAACCATCACCTCCTCAGCAGACGTGCCCGCCTTCATGGAACGCGGCCTGGGCACACTGACCACAATGATGGTGCTCTTCTTCGCCGTCTCGCAGTTCACGGCCTACTTCAAGTGGTCCAATATCGGCCAGTGGACCGCTATCAAGGGCTCCGAATTCCTGACCAAGGCGGATCTGCCGCCGCTGTTGCTCTTTGCTGCCTTCGTCCTGATGGTGGCTGTTCTCAACCTGCTGATTACCTCGGGCTCCGCACAGTGGGCTCTGATGGCGCCGGTCGTTGTGCCGATGCTGATGTACGTCAACGTCTCTCCAGAGGTCTCCCAGCAGCTATTCCGTATTGGTGACTCCCCGACCAACATCATTACGCCGATGTCGCCGTACTTTGCGCTGGCGCTGACTTTCCTGCAGAAGTACTACAAGCCTGCGGGTGTCGGCACGCTGATGTCGCTGGCTATCCCGTACTCGCTGTGCATGATGGTGGGCTGGTTCCTATTCTTCGTCCTCTGGTATCTCGCGGGCATTCCGCTGGGGCCGGGGGTTCCGGTGCGTTAA
- a CDS encoding alpha/beta fold hydrolase, with protein sequence MPTKHLKFTGSTGETLAASIDLPDGQPRAWALFGHCFTCNRMVPGASRTCKALAKKGIAAFRFDFTGLGQSTGDFGETTFQTNIDDLKAAYEFMEAEFEAPSLLIGHSLGGAAALNAGHDMPKIKAVATIGAPFDPAHSIVRIAGDISTVDEHGTQVLQIEGRGIPISREFLEVLADYNPEVYLSQLRKPLLILHSPTDQTVGIDSAQKIFQVSRYPKSLMSLDRADHLLTRAKSAARAADLIYAWADSYLPEAE encoded by the coding sequence ATGCCAACAAAGCACCTAAAATTTACGGGATCGACCGGCGAGACTCTGGCTGCATCAATTGATTTGCCGGACGGTCAGCCACGCGCGTGGGCGCTATTTGGTCATTGCTTCACGTGTAATCGGATGGTGCCCGGCGCGTCACGCACCTGCAAGGCGCTGGCGAAGAAGGGCATTGCGGCATTCCGGTTCGACTTCACTGGCCTCGGGCAGTCCACTGGTGATTTCGGTGAGACGACGTTCCAGACCAACATCGATGACCTTAAGGCCGCCTACGAGTTCATGGAGGCAGAATTTGAGGCCCCCTCGCTACTGATTGGGCACTCGCTCGGTGGCGCAGCGGCGCTGAACGCCGGCCACGATATGCCGAAAATCAAGGCGGTAGCGACAATCGGTGCACCCTTCGATCCGGCACACTCGATTGTGCGCATCGCCGGTGACATTTCGACGGTCGATGAGCACGGCACGCAGGTTCTGCAGATTGAAGGTCGTGGCATTCCCATCTCCCGTGAGTTCTTGGAAGTGTTGGCGGACTACAACCCGGAGGTTTATCTCAGCCAGCTGCGCAAGCCACTGCTTATTCTGCACTCCCCGACCGACCAGACTGTTGGTATCGATAGCGCCCAGAAGATTTTCCAGGTCTCTCGCTATCCAAAATCCCTGATGAGCTTGGATCGCGCAGACCACTTGCTCACTCGCGCTAAGTCCGCCGCGCGCGCTGCTGACCTGATTTATGCGTGGGCGGATAGCTATCTTCCGGAGGCTGAATAG
- a CDS encoding cation transporter, producing the protein MDTTEHSGHSHGHGHSHGHSHGHDHAHIDPANTPARRLLAAAGLTLVVFLAELIGGLVSGSLALLADAGHMVTDSAGLLMAVAGLAIAQRGANHRATYGYRRVEVLTALVNGLTVFIIAAVILWGAIRRFGSVEQSEIQTTSMLIIAVIGLLTNVIAAFLLAGAAKESVNVRGAYLHVLVDAAGSVAVIISAIAIAYTGWTAIDSVVSIVIALFIVPRAAVLVRDCLHVLLEYTPKGVDTERITADLSDLDGVVDVHDLHVWSLNGSDLLASVHLVRCDTLPNGDEHALLDRAQALLHDVHGIEHATVQIERTGHADHEYPAHT; encoded by the coding sequence ATGGACACAACTGAACACTCTGGCCACTCACACGGCCACGGTCATTCACACGGTCATTCACACGGCCATGACCACGCTCATATTGACCCCGCGAATACTCCTGCCCGTCGCCTGCTCGCAGCTGCGGGTCTAACTCTTGTCGTATTTCTCGCCGAGCTCATCGGCGGCTTGGTCTCGGGTTCACTGGCGCTGCTGGCAGATGCCGGCCATATGGTGACGGACTCCGCAGGCCTGCTTATGGCAGTTGCCGGTTTGGCTATCGCCCAGCGCGGAGCCAATCACCGCGCGACGTACGGGTACCGTCGTGTTGAGGTTCTGACTGCTCTCGTCAACGGTCTGACAGTTTTCATCATTGCCGCTGTGATTCTCTGGGGCGCAATCCGGCGATTCGGGTCAGTGGAGCAATCTGAGATTCAAACCACGTCGATGCTCATCATCGCAGTCATCGGCCTGCTCACCAATGTGATTGCGGCGTTTCTGCTCGCCGGCGCTGCCAAGGAAAGCGTCAACGTCCGCGGCGCGTATCTGCACGTGCTTGTCGACGCCGCTGGTTCGGTCGCCGTCATTATCTCCGCTATCGCTATCGCATACACCGGCTGGACTGCCATCGACTCGGTGGTCTCTATCGTGATTGCGCTCTTCATCGTCCCCCGAGCCGCCGTTCTGGTGCGCGACTGTCTCCACGTGTTGCTGGAGTACACCCCGAAGGGCGTCGACACTGAGAGAATCACTGCTGACCTGTCTGACTTGGACGGAGTGGTCGATGTCCACGATCTCCACGTCTGGTCCCTCAACGGCAGCGACCTACTGGCATCTGTCCATCTCGTGCGCTGCGACACGCTCCCCAACGGCGACGAGCACGCATTGCTCGACCGCGCGCAGGCACTGCTTCACGACGTCCACGGGATTGAACACGCCACGGTGCAAATTGAAAGAACCGGGCACGCTGACCACGAGTACCCGGCTCATACCTAA
- a CDS encoding ABC transporter ATP-binding protein, with protein MANLINCENISKSFGLKTLLDGVSLGVQEGDRIGVVGLNGGGKSTLLKILAGVEPADSGRISRANDMAMAHVTQGAELDPNSTVFECVIAPLGLAEHEWAGNASIREVLDGIGINDLGMDTKVANLSGGERRRVNLAAALVRDLDLLILDEPTNHLDIEGVQWLADHVLSRRAALVVVTHDRWFLDTVATKTWEVHDGTVDFYDGGYNDWTFARAERARQADAAEQRRQNLARKELAWLRRGAPARTSKPRYRIEAAEALIADVPAPRDSVELMAFSQRRQGKVVVELEHASLETPDGRELLNDVTWRLAPGERIGLVGVNGSGKTTLLRALAGDYPLSDGKRIEGKTVRLGWLRQELDDLPLDMRVLDAVEDVATYIDLGKKQISASQLAERLGFSPKRQRTPIADLSGGERRRLQLTRVLMSEPNFLLLDEPTNDLDIDTLQELEDLLDNWPGTLVVISHDRYLIERIADSTWALFGDGELTNLPGGISQYLQRRAQLADSAASGGASQANAGSPQTRGAASEEDTSKLSAAEAHAVQKKMSALERKMAKLSQQESELHAQMAEASADVANLDTQKLADLDRRAGEVAEEKEQLEMEWLELGEQLEG; from the coding sequence ATGGCGAATCTGATTAATTGCGAGAATATTTCTAAGTCCTTCGGGCTCAAGACTCTGCTCGACGGCGTCAGCCTCGGCGTTCAAGAGGGCGACCGCATCGGTGTTGTCGGTTTGAACGGTGGCGGCAAGTCCACACTGCTGAAGATTCTGGCAGGCGTGGAGCCAGCGGACTCCGGACGTATTTCGCGAGCCAACGACATGGCCATGGCGCATGTCACCCAGGGCGCCGAGCTCGACCCGAATTCCACCGTGTTTGAGTGCGTCATTGCACCGCTGGGACTCGCTGAACACGAGTGGGCGGGTAACGCTTCCATCCGCGAGGTCCTCGATGGCATCGGTATCAATGACCTCGGTATGGATACCAAGGTCGCCAATCTCTCCGGTGGTGAGCGCCGTCGCGTTAACCTGGCGGCCGCGCTGGTCCGAGATCTGGATCTGCTCATTCTCGATGAGCCAACGAACCACCTCGATATTGAGGGTGTGCAGTGGTTGGCCGATCATGTTCTTTCGCGCCGGGCAGCCCTGGTCGTCGTCACGCACGATCGTTGGTTCCTGGATACCGTTGCCACGAAGACGTGGGAAGTCCACGATGGCACCGTCGATTTTTACGATGGCGGTTACAACGACTGGACGTTCGCGCGTGCCGAGCGTGCGCGCCAAGCCGATGCCGCCGAGCAGCGTCGCCAGAACCTTGCGCGTAAGGAACTCGCGTGGTTGCGCCGGGGTGCGCCGGCCCGCACCTCGAAGCCTCGCTACCGCATCGAAGCAGCTGAGGCTCTCATCGCCGATGTCCCGGCGCCGCGTGATTCCGTGGAGTTGATGGCGTTTTCGCAGCGTCGACAGGGCAAGGTGGTCGTAGAGCTAGAGCATGCGTCCCTGGAAACGCCCGATGGTAGGGAATTGCTTAACGACGTCACGTGGCGTCTGGCCCCCGGCGAGCGCATTGGCCTGGTCGGTGTCAACGGCTCGGGTAAGACGACTTTGTTGCGCGCATTGGCGGGAGACTACCCCTTAAGCGATGGCAAGCGGATTGAGGGCAAGACGGTGCGTCTGGGTTGGCTGCGACAGGAGCTCGATGATCTGCCGCTGGATATGCGTGTGCTCGACGCTGTGGAGGACGTGGCGACCTACATTGACCTGGGCAAGAAGCAGATTAGCGCCTCGCAACTGGCGGAGCGACTGGGTTTTTCCCCGAAGCGGCAGCGCACCCCAATCGCAGACCTCTCCGGCGGTGAGCGTCGCCGCTTGCAACTCACACGCGTGTTGATGAGTGAGCCGAACTTCCTGCTGCTCGACGAGCCGACGAATGACCTGGATATTGACACGCTGCAGGAATTGGAAGACCTGCTGGACAATTGGCCGGGCACGTTGGTGGTCATCTCGCACGACCGCTACCTGATTGAGCGTATTGCCGACTCGACCTGGGCCCTCTTCGGCGATGGCGAGCTGACGAACTTGCCAGGCGGGATTAGTCAGTACCTCCAGCGTCGCGCACAGCTGGCTGACTCGGCCGCTAGTGGTGGTGCCTCTCAAGCAAATGCCGGTAGTCCGCAGACCCGTGGCGCAGCTTCAGAGGAGGATACCTCGAAGCTCTCGGCTGCGGAAGCTCATGCTGTCCAGAAGAAGATGAGTGCTCTGGAGCGGAAGATGGCGAAGCTCAGCCAGCAAGAAAGTGAACTGCATGCGCAGATGGCGGAAGCGAGTGCTGATGTAGCCAACTTGGACACACAAAAGCTGGCGGACCTCGATCGCCGAGCTGGTGAGGTTGCGGAGGAAAAGGAACAGTTAGAGATGGAGTGGCTGGAGCTAGGGGAGCAGCTCGAGGGCTAG
- a CDS encoding NUDIX hydrolase → MHRDDTPSRAEIGRREPRSLAWTKFWPDDDGWVCNCIVFRGDRLLLLLREYEGFLGGQWDLPGGKLDAGEEPVEAAVRELREEAGLRAAEVSEFAHYSNPDLGGENFRFHTVTFLVREADDTQNVQLSGEHPEFKWVTREQFEELPVAWYVRRVLGNVEWGTINTHHGESD, encoded by the coding sequence ATGCACCGTGATGACACCCCCAGTAGGGCCGAGATCGGCCGGCGCGAACCGCGCAGCCTGGCTTGGACTAAGTTCTGGCCTGACGACGACGGCTGGGTGTGCAACTGCATAGTTTTCCGCGGTGACCGTTTGCTGCTTCTGCTGCGTGAATACGAGGGCTTCCTCGGGGGCCAGTGGGATTTGCCCGGTGGCAAGCTAGACGCGGGGGAGGAGCCCGTGGAGGCCGCTGTGCGCGAACTGCGTGAAGAGGCCGGCTTGCGCGCAGCGGAGGTCAGCGAATTTGCCCATTATTCCAATCCGGACTTGGGCGGGGAGAATTTCCGCTTCCACACGGTGACCTTTCTAGTACGCGAGGCCGACGACACGCAGAATGTCCAGCTCAGCGGCGAGCATCCGGAATTTAAATGGGTAACCCGAGAGCAGTTCGAGGAGCTGCCGGTGGCTTGGTATGTTCGGCGTGTGCTTGGCAACGTCGAATGGGGCACAATAAATACTCATCATGGCGAATCTGATTAA